A window of Flavobacterium flavigenum contains these coding sequences:
- a CDS encoding glycoside hydrolase family 28 protein: protein MSCRLKTPEASIEDPWKKMNFVIKTMPQVNFLEKDYNVKDFGAVGDGVAFNTIAFEKAIKACTSNGGGRVIVPKGKYLTGPIHLENNVNLHLEDNAEILFSTNPKDYPIVHTSFEGTELMNYSPLIYAKNKINVAITGKGILNGQASIGNWWVWSGAKDYGWKKGIPSQNDPTNREVLVDMAEKGVPVSERIFGEGRYLRPNFIEFFECNTVLIKDVKVINAPFWILHPIKSNNVIIDGVTIDSHGPNNDGCDPEYSQNVIIKNCVFNTGDDCIAIKSGRDADGRRVGIPSKNIIVQNCKMIDGHGGVVIGSEISAGVNNVFVENCVMDSPNLDRAIRIKTNSKRGGVIEDVYVRNLEVGIVKECVLKLNMFYNVYGSQTGNFIPVIRNVSLENVKVKKAGKYGVWAEGYKESPVENITLKNVVIEKADSVYLLKNIKNFNFINTYINDKKVESIKN, encoded by the coding sequence ATGTCTTGCAGGCTAAAAACACCAGAAGCATCAATTGAAGATCCATGGAAAAAAATGAACTTTGTTATAAAGACTATGCCTCAAGTTAATTTTCTAGAGAAAGATTATAATGTGAAAGATTTTGGCGCAGTTGGAGATGGAGTTGCATTCAATACAATTGCTTTTGAAAAGGCAATAAAAGCTTGCACTTCTAATGGTGGTGGAAGAGTTATTGTTCCTAAAGGAAAATACTTAACCGGCCCTATACATTTAGAAAATAACGTGAATTTACATTTGGAAGATAATGCAGAAATTCTGTTTAGTACAAATCCAAAAGATTACCCAATAGTTCATACTTCTTTTGAAGGAACGGAATTAATGAATTACTCCCCACTTATTTATGCTAAAAATAAAATAAATGTTGCTATAACAGGTAAAGGTATTTTGAATGGCCAGGCTAGTATTGGCAACTGGTGGGTATGGTCAGGTGCTAAAGATTATGGCTGGAAAAAAGGGATTCCTTCGCAAAATGACCCAACTAATCGTGAAGTTTTGGTTGATATGGCAGAAAAAGGTGTGCCAGTTTCTGAAAGGATTTTTGGTGAAGGACGTTACTTAAGACCTAATTTTATTGAATTCTTTGAATGTAATACTGTTCTAATAAAAGACGTTAAAGTAATTAATGCCCCTTTTTGGATTTTGCACCCAATAAAATCCAATAATGTAATAATAGACGGGGTTACAATAGATAGTCACGGACCTAATAATGATGGTTGCGATCCGGAATACTCACAAAATGTAATAATTAAAAACTGTGTATTTAACACAGGAGATGATTGCATTGCCATAAAATCAGGAAGAGATGCTGATGGAAGAAGAGTAGGAATACCAAGCAAAAATATTATTGTACAAAATTGTAAGATGATAGACGGTCACGGAGGTGTAGTAATTGGTAGTGAAATATCCGCAGGTGTAAATAATGTTTTTGTAGAGAACTGTGTTATGGATAGTCCAAATTTAGACAGGGCAATTCGTATCAAAACAAATTCTAAACGAGGAGGGGTTATTGAAGATGTTTATGTGAGAAATCTGGAAGTAGGAATTGTCAAAGAATGTGTCTTAAAATTAAATATGTTTTATAATGTATACGGTTCGCAGACAGGAAACTTCATTCCTGTTATCAGAAATGTAAGTTTAGAAAACGTAAAAGTAAAAAAAGCAGGTAAATATGGTGTTTGGGCTGAAGGATATAAAGAATCACCGGTTGAAAACATTACGCTTAAAAATGTAGTTATCGAAAAAGCAGACTCTGTTTATTTATTGAAAAATATTAAGAATTTTAATTTTATAAATACGTATATCAATGACAAAAAAGTAGAATCAATTAAAAATTAA
- a CDS encoding tagaturonate reductase has product MKKLNRVNTGLEKLNPIKVVQFGEGNFLRAFVDYAFHKLNKEVDFNAGIAIVQPLKDGMVHLINEQDGLYTLFMNGIKKGEKIQDIQLIDNIVKAINPYTEFADYLALAKEEELQFIVSNTTEAGIEFIDTDTPDMQPPVAFPAKLTILLYERFKHFNGDASKGVTIIPCELIDYNSETLKKYILQYADLWKLEDSFKTWLTEACTYHSTLVDRIVPGYPRAEIEDYNNKLDYQDNLIVAAEPFFLWAIEGGEDLKQKLPFDKTDLNVKIVDDIRPFKMIKVRILNGAHTAMVPTSLLYGNKLVMETVNGDFTGKFVNSVISEISETLAMDKNEIAAYSEEVMDRFKNPFIKHALADIALNSISKFKVRVLPSLLGYYNANKKLPVSLTFSLASLIQFYKGTWNNEALPVKDTPELVEAFNSAWQLGALDSVVDAVLANTDFWGQDLTKINGLSEALVVALTEIEANGIEKGYANFSAKY; this is encoded by the coding sequence ATGAAAAAGTTAAATAGAGTAAATACAGGATTAGAGAAATTAAATCCAATTAAAGTAGTGCAGTTTGGTGAAGGTAACTTCCTAAGAGCATTTGTTGATTATGCTTTTCACAAACTAAACAAAGAGGTTGATTTTAATGCTGGTATTGCAATTGTTCAGCCATTAAAAGATGGTATGGTGCACCTGATTAATGAGCAGGATGGTTTGTATACTCTGTTCATGAATGGTATTAAAAAAGGAGAAAAAATACAGGATATCCAGTTAATTGATAATATTGTAAAAGCTATAAATCCATATACTGAATTTGCAGATTATTTAGCTTTAGCTAAAGAAGAAGAACTTCAGTTTATTGTTTCAAATACTACTGAAGCAGGAATTGAATTTATTGATACTGATACTCCGGATATGCAGCCGCCAGTAGCATTTCCTGCCAAACTAACTATTTTATTATATGAAAGATTCAAGCACTTCAATGGCGATGCATCTAAAGGTGTTACCATCATTCCTTGTGAATTGATCGATTATAATTCTGAGACCCTAAAGAAATATATTTTGCAATATGCAGATTTATGGAAATTAGAGGATTCATTCAAAACATGGTTAACGGAGGCGTGTACGTACCACAGTACTCTGGTTGACAGAATCGTTCCGGGATACCCAAGAGCAGAAATTGAAGATTATAACAATAAATTAGATTATCAGGATAATTTAATTGTTGCAGCTGAGCCATTTTTCCTTTGGGCTATCGAAGGTGGTGAAGATTTAAAACAAAAGCTTCCTTTTGATAAAACGGATTTAAATGTGAAAATCGTTGACGATATTCGTCCTTTCAAGATGATAAAAGTTCGTATTTTGAATGGCGCGCATACAGCAATGGTTCCTACTTCACTTTTATACGGTAACAAATTAGTAATGGAAACTGTTAATGGTGATTTTACTGGGAAATTCGTGAATAGCGTTATCAGCGAAATCAGCGAAACGCTTGCGATGGACAAAAATGAAATTGCTGCCTATTCTGAAGAGGTAATGGATCGTTTTAAAAATCCATTTATCAAACATGCATTGGCTGATATTGCTTTAAATTCTATTTCAAAATTCAAAGTAAGGGTCTTACCAAGTTTATTAGGATATTATAATGCAAATAAAAAATTGCCGGTTAGTTTGACTTTTTCATTGGCTTCTTTAATACAATTTTATAAAGGAACATGGAATAATGAAGCATTGCCTGTAAAAGATACTCCCGAATTAGTTGAGGCATTTAACAGTGCATGGCAATTAGGAGCTTTAGATTCAGTTGTGGATGCTGTTTTGGCTAATACAGATTTTTGGGGTCAGGATTTAACAAAAATTAATGGTCTTTCTGAAGCATTAGTTGTAGCTTTAACTGAAATTGAAGCAAATGGAATTGAAAAAGGTTACGCTAATTTCAGCGCAAAGTACTAA
- a CDS encoding LacI family DNA-binding transcriptional regulator, which produces MSEKITIYDIAKKLNITAATVSRALNNSPKIKDSTKKIVLETAASMNYKQNKLALALKSGRSNNIGVIVPRIDSNFFASVIRGIEEELYPHGYQVIICQTHENPKRENENLYTLIDAQVDGILMSVTDVTNENDSAFRNVLEKNVPLIFFDRSKHIEGVSSVTINDFKGGYIATKQLINQGCKCIAHLSGDLSLEIFKNRFLGYKQALLDNGISFNEKYVIQSKSSVEAGKNAVNILLELETPPDAIFSSSDFAALGAIQELRDRNISIPQDFCVAGFSNEPFTKFMELSITSVDQSPLEMGRMSARVFLEQAGKTDTIKIEKKVVLAPELHIRKSTSRINL; this is translated from the coding sequence ATGAGCGAAAAAATAACCATTTATGATATTGCAAAAAAATTAAATATAACTGCTGCCACAGTATCGAGAGCACTGAATAACAGTCCGAAAATAAAAGATAGCACAAAAAAAATAGTTCTTGAAACTGCTGCCTCAATGAACTATAAACAAAATAAATTAGCTTTAGCTTTAAAAAGCGGGAGAAGCAATAATATCGGAGTTATTGTACCTCGTATTGACAGTAATTTTTTTGCATCTGTAATTAGAGGAATCGAAGAAGAGCTCTACCCTCATGGTTATCAGGTTATTATTTGCCAGACACACGAAAACCCAAAAAGAGAAAATGAGAATCTTTATACCTTAATTGATGCCCAGGTTGACGGTATTTTAATGTCAGTTACAGATGTTACGAATGAAAATGACAGTGCTTTTCGTAATGTATTGGAAAAGAATGTTCCATTGATTTTCTTTGACAGAAGCAAACATATAGAAGGTGTAAGTTCTGTTACTATAAATGATTTTAAAGGCGGTTACATAGCTACAAAACAATTAATTAATCAAGGATGCAAATGTATTGCACATCTATCCGGAGATTTGTCTTTAGAAATTTTCAAAAATAGATTTTTAGGGTACAAACAGGCTTTACTGGATAATGGAATCAGTTTTAACGAAAAATATGTTATTCAGTCCAAAAGTAGTGTCGAAGCTGGAAAAAATGCCGTTAATATTTTACTTGAGCTTGAAACACCGCCAGACGCTATATTTTCTTCAAGTGATTTTGCTGCCTTAGGCGCTATTCAGGAATTAAGAGACAGAAACATTAGTATTCCACAAGATTTTTGTGTTGCAGGCTTTAGTAATGAACCTTTCACTAAGTTTATGGAACTATCGATAACTTCTGTTGATCAGTCTCCTCTTGAAATGGGAAGGATGTCAGCGCGTGTCTTTTTAGAACAAGCTGGTAAAACAGACACTATTAAAATCGAAAAAAAGGTAGTTTTAGCACCAGAATTACATATTCGTAAATCTACGTCGAGAATAAATTTATAA
- a CDS encoding bifunctional 4-hydroxy-2-oxoglutarate aldolase/2-dehydro-3-deoxy-phosphogluconate aldolase, translating to MAKYSRIEVAQTMKDNGMVPLFFHSDIEISKKVLKACYDGGSRLMEFTSRGDFAFEVFGALNKYALAELPGMMLGVGSVTDAAAASLYMQLGANFIVTPVFREDIAIACNRRKVLWSPGCGTLSEIARAEELGCEVVKLFPADTYGPEFIKAIKGPCPWTTIMPTGGVYPTEESLSSWLNAGATCVGLGSQLISKDLLDKQDFEGLKNKVSDVLNIIKNIRKK from the coding sequence ATGGCAAAGTATTCAAGAATTGAAGTAGCTCAGACGATGAAAGATAACGGGATGGTTCCTTTGTTTTTTCATTCGGATATTGAAATCAGTAAAAAAGTATTAAAGGCCTGTTACGATGGAGGTTCCAGATTAATGGAATTTACAAGCAGAGGTGATTTTGCTTTTGAAGTTTTTGGAGCATTAAATAAATATGCACTGGCTGAATTGCCTGGAATGATGTTAGGTGTTGGTTCTGTTACCGATGCTGCTGCAGCTTCATTGTACATGCAGCTTGGTGCTAATTTTATTGTAACTCCTGTTTTTAGAGAAGATATTGCAATTGCCTGTAATCGTAGAAAAGTTTTATGGTCTCCGGGTTGTGGAACGCTTTCAGAAATTGCAAGAGCAGAAGAATTAGGCTGTGAAGTCGTAAAATTGTTTCCTGCGGATACTTACGGACCAGAATTTATTAAAGCAATAAAAGGACCTTGCCCATGGACTACAATTATGCCAACGGGAGGTGTTTATCCAACTGAAGAAAGTTTGTCTTCATGGTTAAATGCAGGTGCTACCTGTGTTGGTCTTGGTTCGCAATTAATTTCAAAAGATTTGCTTGATAAACAAGATTTTGAAGGATTAAAAAATAAAGTAAGTGATGTTTTAAACATCATTAAAAATATTAGAAAAAAATAA
- a CDS encoding LacI family DNA-binding transcriptional regulator yields MSEKTTIYDIAKRLNITAATVSRALNNNPKIKISTRELVQQTADLMGYKPNKLALALKSGRSNNIGIIVPRVDNNFFGTVIRGIEEELYPHGYHVIISQTHDDPKRENENLYALIDAQVDGILMSVTDVTDENYEAFQNVLQKNVPLIFFDRTRHIDGVSSVTINDFKGGYLTTKHLINEGCRHIAHFSRDQSLDIFKNRFLGYKQALLDSGIPFKEEYVIPIKSSVESGKEAIEILLQLETPPDAIFSSSDFAALGAIQELKERNISIPDDFCVAGFSNEPFTKFMELSITSVDQSPLEMGKMAAKVFLEQISKTETIKIQKKVILAPELHIRQSSTRITF; encoded by the coding sequence ATGAGTGAAAAAACCACTATATACGATATTGCCAAAAGACTAAACATTACTGCAGCTACTGTTTCAAGAGCTTTAAATAACAACCCTAAAATAAAAATAAGCACACGCGAATTGGTACAGCAAACAGCCGACTTAATGGGTTACAAACCTAACAAGCTGGCATTGGCTTTAAAAAGTGGAAGAAGCAACAATATAGGCATCATAGTTCCTCGCGTTGATAATAATTTTTTTGGAACCGTAATTAGAGGCATTGAAGAAGAACTCTATCCTCATGGTTATCACGTTATTATTTCACAGACTCATGATGATCCCAAAAGAGAAAATGAAAACCTGTATGCTTTAATAGACGCACAGGTTGATGGCATCTTAATGTCTGTTACTGATGTTACTGATGAAAATTATGAAGCCTTTCAAAACGTCCTCCAAAAAAATGTTCCTTTAATTTTCTTTGACAGAACCAGACATATTGACGGAGTTAGCTCTGTAACCATTAATGACTTTAAAGGAGGTTATCTTACTACAAAACATTTAATCAATGAAGGCTGCAGACATATCGCTCATTTTTCCAGAGACCAGTCACTTGATATTTTTAAAAATAGATTTTTAGGCTATAAGCAAGCGCTATTGGATAGCGGAATACCTTTTAAGGAAGAATATGTTATTCCTATTAAAAGTAGTGTAGAATCAGGAAAAGAAGCAATAGAAATTTTATTGCAGCTTGAAACTCCTCCTGATGCTATATTCTCTTCAAGTGATTTTGCTGCTTTAGGGGCTATTCAGGAATTAAAAGAAAGAAACATCTCTATTCCTGATGATTTTTGTGTAGCAGGATTTAGTAATGAACCATTCACAAAGTTCATGGAGCTATCCATAACTTCAGTCGACCAGTCACCGCTTGAAATGGGAAAAATGGCTGCAAAGGTATTCTTAGAGCAAATAAGTAAAACTGAAACTATTAAAATACAAAAAAAGGTAATCCTTGCACCCGAACTGCATATTCGCCAGTCTTCAACAAGAATTACCTTTTAA
- a CDS encoding UxaA family hydrolase translates to MQKKLIKVNPADNVIVALTDLVQNEQIAFEGTTVSPTTDVKAKHKITEKDFAIGDEIIMYGVLVGKAVKPIKKGEVITTENVKHESEKVFGKNANLGWTPPNVDRWKDKTFNGYHRTDGQVGTKNVWLFIPLVFCENKNIEKLKDIFENELLPKKEVSYKNLLRSLIEEKSVEEVSGRDRNENLLDNVEVKFINHQGGCGGIRQDSELLAKLLAGYVNNPNVAGATILSLGCQNLQVDIFKNALKAMSPNCDKEILIYEQQQIGTTDQMFQMVIKDSYEAIKRANKIERKPAPISKLSIGLECGGSDGFSGISANPVLGVVSDIFAALGAKSILAEFPELCGVEQELMNRCVSEEKADKFLSLMKAFEKSVVDAGSGFDMNPSPGNIKDGLITDAMKSAGASKKGGTAPIVDVLDYGEYISQPGLNLLNTPGNDAECTTGLVGSGATVVLFTTGLGNPMGNPVAPVVKIASNTALTNRMSDIIDFNAGTVITGEKNITEVGEELVDYIIELASGNVETKADQLKQDVFIPWKRGVSL, encoded by the coding sequence ATGCAAAAAAAATTAATAAAAGTAAATCCAGCGGATAACGTAATTGTCGCATTAACCGATTTGGTACAAAACGAACAAATTGCATTTGAAGGAACTACAGTTTCACCAACTACTGATGTTAAAGCAAAACATAAAATCACAGAGAAAGATTTTGCAATTGGTGATGAGATTATAATGTATGGGGTTTTGGTAGGGAAAGCGGTAAAACCTATAAAAAAAGGAGAAGTAATTACCACCGAAAATGTAAAACATGAAAGTGAAAAAGTTTTTGGAAAAAATGCAAATTTAGGTTGGACTCCACCAAATGTAGATCGTTGGAAAGACAAAACTTTCAACGGGTACCACCGTACAGATGGACAAGTTGGTACCAAAAATGTTTGGTTATTTATTCCATTAGTTTTTTGTGAAAATAAAAATATAGAAAAACTGAAAGATATTTTCGAAAACGAATTACTGCCAAAAAAAGAAGTTTCTTATAAAAATTTATTACGCTCTTTAATTGAAGAAAAAAGCGTAGAAGAAGTTTCTGGTAGAGATCGAAATGAAAATCTTTTAGATAATGTTGAAGTAAAATTCATCAATCATCAAGGTGGTTGTGGTGGGATTAGACAAGATTCTGAATTGTTGGCAAAACTGCTTGCAGGATATGTGAATAATCCAAATGTTGCTGGTGCAACTATTTTGAGTTTGGGCTGCCAAAATTTGCAAGTAGATATTTTCAAAAATGCATTGAAAGCAATGAGTCCGAATTGTGATAAAGAAATTTTGATCTATGAGCAACAGCAAATTGGAACTACCGATCAAATGTTCCAAATGGTGATTAAAGATTCTTATGAAGCCATTAAAAGAGCTAACAAAATTGAACGCAAACCTGCTCCTATATCAAAATTAAGTATTGGTTTGGAATGTGGTGGATCTGACGGGTTTTCAGGAATTTCGGCAAATCCAGTATTGGGAGTTGTTTCAGATATTTTCGCAGCTTTGGGAGCTAAATCTATTTTGGCAGAGTTTCCGGAATTATGTGGCGTTGAGCAAGAATTGATGAATCGATGTGTAAGCGAAGAAAAAGCCGATAAGTTTTTATCTTTGATGAAAGCTTTTGAAAAATCAGTTGTAGATGCAGGTTCAGGGTTTGATATGAACCCATCTCCAGGAAATATTAAAGACGGATTAATTACTGACGCAATGAAATCTGCTGGTGCATCTAAAAAAGGTGGAACAGCGCCAATTGTAGATGTTTTGGATTACGGTGAGTACATTTCACAACCGGGTTTAAATCTTCTAAATACGCCAGGAAATGACGCCGAATGTACTACAGGGTTGGTTGGATCGGGAGCAACTGTTGTTTTGTTTACAACAGGTTTAGGAAATCCGATGGGAAATCCGGTTGCACCTGTTGTGAAAATTGCTTCAAACACAGCATTAACCAATAGAATGTCTGATATCATTGATTTCAATGCTGGGACTGTAATTACTGGTGAAAAAAATATCACCGAAGTTGGAGAAGAACTTGTAGATTATATTATAGAATTGGCTAGCGGAAACGTGGAAACAAAAGCAGATCAGTTGAAACAAGATGTGTTTATTCCTTGGAAAAGAGGGGTCTCATTATAA
- a CDS encoding alpha/beta hydrolase: protein MRNIFLVVLYFVSNSFFGQINFPIDTSYTIKSTYAKLIKKYPFIKIAQEVKNKNVAEIKDVVYSQDKNRALHLDAYINKTKRKNPGVVMIHGGGWKSGNKNQMKVMAQRIASQGYSCFTIEYRLSLEAKYPEGILDVKNAIRFIKDNAKKFKIDPYKIAVLGCSSGGQMAALIGTTNKNPAFDDVLNKSKSSSNVNAIINIDGILAFKHPESSEGEMAAFWLKGTSVENPENWKNASALTHTDENSPPILFINSSIDRFHAGRNDMIAILKQNNIYNEVHTIKDSPHSFWFFTPWLDETILYTTQFLDKIFKKI from the coding sequence ATGAGGAATATTTTTTTAGTAGTTCTGTACTTTGTATCAAATTCTTTTTTTGGACAAATAAATTTTCCTATCGATACTTCATATACGATAAAAAGTACCTATGCTAAACTAATAAAAAAATATCCCTTCATAAAAATTGCTCAGGAAGTAAAAAACAAAAATGTTGCTGAAATTAAAGATGTGGTTTATAGTCAGGATAAAAATAGAGCATTACATTTGGATGCGTATATAAATAAAACCAAAAGAAAAAATCCCGGTGTAGTTATGATTCACGGAGGAGGTTGGAAATCAGGTAATAAAAATCAAATGAAAGTGATGGCACAAAGAATTGCTTCACAAGGATATTCCTGTTTTACAATTGAGTACAGGCTTTCATTAGAAGCTAAGTATCCGGAGGGAATTCTAGATGTTAAAAATGCAATAAGATTTATAAAGGATAATGCTAAAAAATTTAAAATTGATCCATACAAAATTGCTGTTTTAGGATGCTCTTCAGGAGGTCAAATGGCAGCTTTGATTGGTACAACAAATAAGAATCCGGCTTTTGATGATGTTTTGAATAAAAGCAAGTCTTCATCAAATGTAAATGCAATTATTAATATAGATGGCATTCTGGCTTTTAAACATCCCGAATCCTCAGAGGGTGAGATGGCAGCTTTTTGGTTAAAAGGAACTTCTGTAGAGAATCCTGAAAATTGGAAAAATGCTTCAGCGCTTACACATACTGATGAAAATTCACCTCCAATATTATTTATAAATAGTAGTATTGACAGGTTTCATGCAGGAAGAAACGATATGATTGCAATTTTAAAACAGAATAATATATATAATGAGGTTCATACAATTAAGGATTCGCCCCATTCTTTTTGGTTTTTTACTCCCTGGCTGGATGAAACAATTTTATATACAACTCAATTTTTAGATAAAATTTTTAAAAAGATATAA